One region of Mus musculus strain C57BL/6J chromosome 3, GRCm38.p6 C57BL/6J genomic DNA includes:
- the Adgrl2 gene encoding adhesion G protein-coupled receptor L2 isoform X17, with translation MVSSGCRMRSLWFIIIISFSPSTEGFSRAALPFGLVRRELSCEGYSIDLRCPGSDVIMIESANYGRTDDKICDADPFQMENTDCYLPDAFKIMTQRCNNRTQCIVVTGSDVFPDPCPGTYKYLEVQYECVPYMEQKVFVCPGTLKAIVDSPCIYEAEQKSGAWCKDPLQAADKIYFMPWTPYRTDTLIEYASLEDFQNSRQTTTYKLPNRVDGTGFVVYDGAVFFNKERTRNIVKFDLRTRIKSGEAIINYANYHDTSPYRWGGKTDIDLAVDENGLWVIYATEQNNGMIVISQLNPYTLRFEATWETAYDKRAASNAFMICGVLYVVRSVYQDNESEAGKNTIDYIYNTRLSRGEYVDVPFPNQYQYIAAVDYNPRDNQLYVWNNNFILRYSLEFGPPDPAQVPTTAVTITSSAELFKTTISTTSSASQRGPVSSTAAGPQDGSRGTKPPPAVSTTKIPPVTNIFPLPERFCEALDWKGIKWPQTQRGMMVERPCPKGTRGTASYLCMASTGTWNPKGPDLSNCTSHWVNQLAQKIRSGENAASLANELAKHTKGHVFAGDVSSSVRLMEQLVDILDAQLQELKPSEKDSAGRSYNKLQKREKTCRAYLKAIVDTVDNLLRAEALESWKHMNSSEQAHTATMLLDTLEEGAFVLADNLLEPTRVSMPTENIVLEVAVLSTEGQVQDFKFPLGLKGLGSSIQLSANTVKQNSRNGLAKLVFIIYRSLGQFLSTENATIKLGADLMGRNSTIAVNSPVISVSINKESSRVYLTDPVLFTLPHIDPDNYFNANCSFWNYSERTMMGYWSTQGCKLVDTNKTRTTCACSHLTNFAILMAHREIAYKDGVHHLLLTVITWVGIVVSLVCLAICIFTFCFFRGLQSDRNTIHKNLCINLFIAEFIFLIGIDKTKYTIACPVFAGLLHFFFLAAFSWMCLEGVQLYLMLVEVFESEYSRKKYYYVAGYLFPATVVGVSAAIDYKSYGTVQACWLHVDNYFIWSFIGPVTFIILLNIIFLVITLCKMVKHSNTLKPDSSRLENINNYRVCDGYYNTDLPGYEDNKPFIKSWVLGAFALLCLLGLTWSFGLLFVNEETVVMAYLFTAFNAFQGLFIFIFHCALQKKVRKEYGKCFRHWYCCGGLPTESPHSSVKASTTRTSARYSSGTQSRIRRMWNDTVRKQSESSFISGDINSTSTLNQGHSLNNARDTSAMDTLPLNGNFNNSYSLRKADYHDGVQVVDCGLSLNDTAFEKMIISELVHNNLRGGNKTHNLELKLPVKPVIGGSSSEDDAIVADASSLMHGDNPGLEFRHKELEAPLIPQRTHSLLYQPQKKVKPEATDSYVSQLTAEADDHLQSPNRDSLYTSMPNLRDSPYPESSPDMAEDLSPSRRSENEDIYYKSMPNLGAGRHLHMCYQISRGNSDGYIIPINKEGCIPEGDVREGQMQLVTSL, from the exons TGGAGCAAAAAG TCTTTGTGTGTCCTGGAACCTTGAAAGCAATTGTGGACTCACCATGTATATATGAAGCTGAGCAGAAGTCAGGGGCTTGGTGCAAGGACCCCCTTCAGGCTGcagataaaatttattttatgcccTGGACTCCCTACCGCACCGATACGTTAATAGAATATGCCTCTTTAGAAGATTTTCAAAACAGCCGCCAGACAACAACATACAAACTTCCAAACCGAGTAGACGGTACTGGATTTGTGGTGTATGATGGAGCCGTCTTCTTTAACAAGGAAAGAACCAGAAACATTGTTAAGTTTGACTTGAGGACTAGAATCAAGAGCGGCGAGGCTATCATCAACTATGCCAACTACCACGATACGTCACCCTACAGATGGGGTGGGAAGACAGACATTGACCTCGCAGTGGATGAGAACGGCTTATGGGTCATTTATGCCACGGAGCAGAACAATGGAATGATCGTGATCAGCCAGCTCAACCCTTACACTCTTCGATTCGAGGCAACCTGGGAGACAGCGTATGACAAGCGTGCGGCGTCCAATGCTTTCATGATATGTGGGGTTCTCTATGTGGTCAGGTCAGTGTACCAAGACAATGAAAGCGAAGCAGGCAAGAACACCATTGACTACATCTACAACACGCGACTAAGCCGGGGCGAGTACGTGGACGTTCCTTTTCCCAACCAGTACCAGTATATTGCTGCAGTGGATTATAATCCAAGAGACAACCAACTCTACGTATGGAACAATAACTTCATTTTACGGTATTCCCTGGAGTTTGGTCCTCCTGACCCTGCCCAAG TGCCTACCACAGCTGTGACAATAACTTCTTCAGCTGAGCTGTTCAAAACCACAATATCCACCACGAGCAGTGCCTCCCAGCGAGGCCCCGTGAGCAGCACTGCAGCTGGTCCTCAGGACGGAAGCAGAGGGACAAAGCCACCTCCAGCCGTCTCTACAACCAAAATTCCTCCTGTAACAAATATTTTTCCCCTGCCAGAGAGATTCTGCGAAGCGTTAGACTGGAAGGGGATAAAGTGGCCTCAGACACAAAGGGGGATGATGGTTGAGCGACCCTGTCCCAAGGGAACAAGAG GGACGGCCTCGTATCTGTGCATGGCTTCCACGGGAACATGGAACCCGAAGGGCCCTGATCTTAGCAACTGCACGTCTCACTGGGTGAACCAGCTGGCCCAGAAG ATCAGAAGTGGAGAGAATGCTGCGAGCCTGGCCAATGAACTAGCTAAGCACACCAAGGGGCATGTGTTTGCAGGGGACGTGAGCTCCTCTGTGAGGCTGATGGAACAGTTGGTGGACATCCTGGATGCTCAGCTGCAGGAGCTGAAGCCGAGTGAGAAGGATTCGGCTGGGAGGAGCTATAACAAG CTCCAAAAACGAGAGAAGACATGCAGGGCTTACCTTAAG GCAATTGTGGACACGGTAGACAACCTTCTGAGAGCTGAGGCTTTGGAATCCTGGAAACACATGAATTCTTCAGAGCAGGCGCACACAGCCACAATGTTGTTGGATACCTTGGAAGAAGGAGCATTCGTCCTAGCAGACAACCTTTTGGAACCAACCAGGGTCTCCATGCCAACAGAAAATATTG TTTTAGAAGTTGCTGTCCTCAGCACGGAAGGGCAGGTCCAAGACTTTAAATTCCCTCTGGGCTTAAAGGGGTTGGGCAGCTCCATCCAGCTCTCTGCCAACACGGTCAAACAGAACAGCAGGAATG ggcTGGCCAAGCTGGTATTCATCATTTACCGGAGCCTGGGAcaattcctaagcactgagaACGCAACCATAAAGCTGGGTGCAGACCTCATGGGTCGGAACAGCACCATTGCGGTGAACTCTCCCGTCATCTCCGTCTCCATCAATAAGGAGTCCAGCCGCGTGTACCTGACAGATCCCGTGCTTTTCACACTGCCACACATTGAT CCTGACAATTATTTCAATGCAAACTGCTCCTTCTGGAACTACTCAGAGAGAACCATGATGGGATATTGGTCTACCCAGGGCTGCAAGCTGGTTGACACTAATAAAACTCGCACAACGTGCGCTTGCAGCCACCTAACCAATTTTGCTATTCTCATGGCCCACAGGGAAATTGCG TATAAAGATGGAGTGCACCACCTGTTGCTGACAGTCATCACCTGGGTGGGCATCGTTGTCTCCCTCGTCTGCCTGGCTATCTGCATCTTCACCTTCTGTTTCTTCCGAGGGCTACAAAGTGACCGCAATACTATCCACAAGAACCTTTGTATCAACCTTTTCATTgctgaatttatttttctcatcggCATCGATAAGACAAAATACACG ATTGCATGCCCCGTGTTCGCAGGGCTTCTTCACTTTTTCTTCCTGGCTGCTTTTTCCTGGATGTGCCTGGAAGGTGTGCAGCTCTACCTAATGTTGGTTGAGGTTTTCGAGAGCGAatattcaaggaagaaatattacTATGTCGCTGGGTACCTGTTCCCGGCCACAGTGGTCGGCGTCTCAGCAGCCATTGACTACAAGAGTTACGGGACAGTCCAGGC TTGCTGGCTTCACGTTGATAACTATTTCATATGGAGTTTCATCGGGCCTGTTACTTTCATTATTCTG CTAAATATTATTTTCCTGGTGATCACGCTGTGCAAAATGGTGAAACATTCAAACACTCTGAAACCAGATTCTAGCAGGTTGGAAAACATTAA TAATTACCGTGTTTGTGATGGCTACTATAATACGGACTTACCTGG CTATGAAGATAATAAGCCATTTATCAA GTCTTGGGTACTTGGCGCGTTCGCCCTGCTGTGTCTCCTGGGCCTCACCTGGTCCTTTGGGTTGCTTTTTGTTAACGAGGAGACTGTTGTCATGGCGTATCTCTTCACCGCCTTTAATGCTTTCCAGGGACTCTTCATTTTCATCTTCCACTGTGCTCTTCAAAAGAAA GTACGAAAAGAGTATGGCAAGTGCTTCAGACACTGGTACTGCTGTGGCGGCCTCCCGACCGAGAGCCCGCACAGCTCTGTGAAGGCATCCACCACCCGCACCAGTGCTCGGTACTCCTCTGGCACACAG AGCCGTATAAGAAGGATGTGGAATGACACCGTGAGGAAGCAGTCTGAATCGTCTTTTATCTCAGGTGACATCAATAGCACTTCTACCCTTAACCAAG GACATTCACTGAACAATGCCCGGGACACAAGTGCCATGGATACTCTACCGCTAAATGGTAACTTCAACAACAGCTATTCCCTGCGCAAGGCGGACTACCACGACGGCGTGCAGGTCGTGGACTGTGGACTAAGTCTGAACGACACCGCGTTTGAGAAAATGATCATTTCAGAGTTAGTGCACAACAACCTCCGGGGCGGCAACAAAACCCACAACTTGGAGCTCAAGCTCCCGGTTAAACCGGTGATTGGCGGCAGCAGCAGTGAAGATGACGCGATTGTGGCTGACGCCTCATCTTTGATGCATGGTGACAACCCAGGGCTGGAGTTCCGCCACAAAGAGCTGGAGGCGCCGCTCATCCCCCAGCGGACTCACTCGCTTCTGTACCAACCCCAGAAAAAAGTGAAGCCGGAGGCAACAGACAGCTACGTCTCCCAGCTGACGGCCGAGGCCGACGACCACCTCCAGTCCCCCAACAGAGACTCTCTGTACACGAGCATGCCCAACCTAAGAGACTCTCCCTACCCGGAGAGCAGCCCAGACATGGCAGAGGACCTGTCTCCCTCCAGGAGGAGTGAGAACGAGGACATTTACTATAAAAGTATGCCCAACCTTGGAGCTGGCCGCCATCTCCACATGTGCTACCAGATCAGCAGGGGCAATAGCGATGGTTACATCATCCCCATTAACAAAGAAGGGTGCATCCCTGAGGGGGACGTCCGGGAAGGACAGATGCAGCTGGTGACAAGTCTTTAA
- the Adgrl2 gene encoding adhesion G protein-coupled receptor L2 isoform X21 gives MVSSGCRMRSLWFIIIISFSPSTEGFSRAALPFGLVRRELSCEGYSIDLRCPGSDVIMIESANYGRTDDKICDADPFQMENTDCYLPDAFKIMTQRCNNRTQCIVVTGSDVFPDPCPGTYKYLEVQYECVPYMEQKVFVCPGTLKAIVDSPCIYEAEQKSGAWCKDPLQAADKIYFMPWTPYRTDTLIEYASLEDFQNSRQTTTYKLPNRVDGTGFVVYDGAVFFNKERTRNIVKFDLRTRIKSGEAIINYANYHDTSPYRWGGKTDIDLAVDENGLWVIYATEQNNGMIVISQLNPYTLRFEATWETAYDKRAASNAFMICGVLYVVRSVYQDNESEAGKNTIDYIYNTRLSRGEYVDVPFPNQYQYIAAVDYNPRDNQLYVWNNNFILRYSLEFGPPDPAQERFCEALDWKGIKWPQTQRGMMVERPCPKGTRGTASYLCMASTGTWNPKGPDLSNCTSHWVNQLAQKIRSGENAASLANELAKHTKGHVFAGDVSSSVRLMEQLVDILDAQLQELKPSEKDSAGRSYNKLQKREKTCRAYLKAIVDTVDNLLRAEALESWKHMNSSEQAHTATMLLDTLEEGAFVLADNLLEPTRVSMPTENIVLEVAVLSTEGQVQDFKFPLGLKGLGSSIQLSANTVKQNSRNGLAKLVFIIYRSLGQFLSTENATIKLGADLMGRNSTIAVNSPVISVSINKESSRVYLTDPVLFTLPHIDPDNYFNANCSFWNYSERTMMGYWSTQGCKLVDTNKTRTTCACSHLTNFAILMAHREIAYKDGVHHLLLTVITWVGIVVSLVCLAICIFTFCFFRGLQSDRNTIHKNLCINLFIAEFIFLIGIDKTKYTIACPVFAGLLHFFFLAAFSWMCLEGVQLYLMLVEVFESEYSRKKYYYVAGYLFPATVVGVSAAIDYKSYGTVQACWLHVDNYFIWSFIGPVTFIILLNIIFLVITLCKMVKHSNTLKPDSSRLENINNYRVCDGYYNTDLPGYEDNKPFIKSWVLGAFALLCLLGLTWSFGLLFVNEETVVMAYLFTAFNAFQGLFIFIFHCALQKKVRKEYGKCFRHWYCCGGLPTESPHSSVKASTTRTSARYSSGTQSRIRRMWNDTVRKQSESSFISGDINSTSTLNQGMTGNYLLTNPLLRPHGTNNPYNTLLAETVVCNAPSAPAFNSPGHSLNNARDTSAMDTLPLNGNFNNSYSLRKADYHDGVQVVDCGLSLNDTAFEKMIISELVHNNLRGGNKTHNLELKLPVKPVIGGSSSEDDAIVADASSLMHGDNPGLEFRHKELEAPLIPQRTHSLLYQPQKKVKPEATDSYVSQLTAEADDHLQSPNRDSLYTSMPNLRDSPYPESSPDMAEDLSPSRRSENEDIYYKSMPNLGAGRHLHMCYQISRGNSDGYIIPINKEGCIPEGDVREGQMQLVTSL, from the exons TGGAGCAAAAAG TCTTTGTGTGTCCTGGAACCTTGAAAGCAATTGTGGACTCACCATGTATATATGAAGCTGAGCAGAAGTCAGGGGCTTGGTGCAAGGACCCCCTTCAGGCTGcagataaaatttattttatgcccTGGACTCCCTACCGCACCGATACGTTAATAGAATATGCCTCTTTAGAAGATTTTCAAAACAGCCGCCAGACAACAACATACAAACTTCCAAACCGAGTAGACGGTACTGGATTTGTGGTGTATGATGGAGCCGTCTTCTTTAACAAGGAAAGAACCAGAAACATTGTTAAGTTTGACTTGAGGACTAGAATCAAGAGCGGCGAGGCTATCATCAACTATGCCAACTACCACGATACGTCACCCTACAGATGGGGTGGGAAGACAGACATTGACCTCGCAGTGGATGAGAACGGCTTATGGGTCATTTATGCCACGGAGCAGAACAATGGAATGATCGTGATCAGCCAGCTCAACCCTTACACTCTTCGATTCGAGGCAACCTGGGAGACAGCGTATGACAAGCGTGCGGCGTCCAATGCTTTCATGATATGTGGGGTTCTCTATGTGGTCAGGTCAGTGTACCAAGACAATGAAAGCGAAGCAGGCAAGAACACCATTGACTACATCTACAACACGCGACTAAGCCGGGGCGAGTACGTGGACGTTCCTTTTCCCAACCAGTACCAGTATATTGCTGCAGTGGATTATAATCCAAGAGACAACCAACTCTACGTATGGAACAATAACTTCATTTTACGGTATTCCCTGGAGTTTGGTCCTCCTGACCCTGCCCAAG AGAGATTCTGCGAAGCGTTAGACTGGAAGGGGATAAAGTGGCCTCAGACACAAAGGGGGATGATGGTTGAGCGACCCTGTCCCAAGGGAACAAGAG GGACGGCCTCGTATCTGTGCATGGCTTCCACGGGAACATGGAACCCGAAGGGCCCTGATCTTAGCAACTGCACGTCTCACTGGGTGAACCAGCTGGCCCAGAAG ATCAGAAGTGGAGAGAATGCTGCGAGCCTGGCCAATGAACTAGCTAAGCACACCAAGGGGCATGTGTTTGCAGGGGACGTGAGCTCCTCTGTGAGGCTGATGGAACAGTTGGTGGACATCCTGGATGCTCAGCTGCAGGAGCTGAAGCCGAGTGAGAAGGATTCGGCTGGGAGGAGCTATAACAAG CTCCAAAAACGAGAGAAGACATGCAGGGCTTACCTTAAG GCAATTGTGGACACGGTAGACAACCTTCTGAGAGCTGAGGCTTTGGAATCCTGGAAACACATGAATTCTTCAGAGCAGGCGCACACAGCCACAATGTTGTTGGATACCTTGGAAGAAGGAGCATTCGTCCTAGCAGACAACCTTTTGGAACCAACCAGGGTCTCCATGCCAACAGAAAATATTG TTTTAGAAGTTGCTGTCCTCAGCACGGAAGGGCAGGTCCAAGACTTTAAATTCCCTCTGGGCTTAAAGGGGTTGGGCAGCTCCATCCAGCTCTCTGCCAACACGGTCAAACAGAACAGCAGGAATG ggcTGGCCAAGCTGGTATTCATCATTTACCGGAGCCTGGGAcaattcctaagcactgagaACGCAACCATAAAGCTGGGTGCAGACCTCATGGGTCGGAACAGCACCATTGCGGTGAACTCTCCCGTCATCTCCGTCTCCATCAATAAGGAGTCCAGCCGCGTGTACCTGACAGATCCCGTGCTTTTCACACTGCCACACATTGAT CCTGACAATTATTTCAATGCAAACTGCTCCTTCTGGAACTACTCAGAGAGAACCATGATGGGATATTGGTCTACCCAGGGCTGCAAGCTGGTTGACACTAATAAAACTCGCACAACGTGCGCTTGCAGCCACCTAACCAATTTTGCTATTCTCATGGCCCACAGGGAAATTGCG TATAAAGATGGAGTGCACCACCTGTTGCTGACAGTCATCACCTGGGTGGGCATCGTTGTCTCCCTCGTCTGCCTGGCTATCTGCATCTTCACCTTCTGTTTCTTCCGAGGGCTACAAAGTGACCGCAATACTATCCACAAGAACCTTTGTATCAACCTTTTCATTgctgaatttatttttctcatcggCATCGATAAGACAAAATACACG ATTGCATGCCCCGTGTTCGCAGGGCTTCTTCACTTTTTCTTCCTGGCTGCTTTTTCCTGGATGTGCCTGGAAGGTGTGCAGCTCTACCTAATGTTGGTTGAGGTTTTCGAGAGCGAatattcaaggaagaaatattacTATGTCGCTGGGTACCTGTTCCCGGCCACAGTGGTCGGCGTCTCAGCAGCCATTGACTACAAGAGTTACGGGACAGTCCAGGC TTGCTGGCTTCACGTTGATAACTATTTCATATGGAGTTTCATCGGGCCTGTTACTTTCATTATTCTG CTAAATATTATTTTCCTGGTGATCACGCTGTGCAAAATGGTGAAACATTCAAACACTCTGAAACCAGATTCTAGCAGGTTGGAAAACATTAA TAATTACCGTGTTTGTGATGGCTACTATAATACGGACTTACCTGG CTATGAAGATAATAAGCCATTTATCAA GTCTTGGGTACTTGGCGCGTTCGCCCTGCTGTGTCTCCTGGGCCTCACCTGGTCCTTTGGGTTGCTTTTTGTTAACGAGGAGACTGTTGTCATGGCGTATCTCTTCACCGCCTTTAATGCTTTCCAGGGACTCTTCATTTTCATCTTCCACTGTGCTCTTCAAAAGAAA GTACGAAAAGAGTATGGCAAGTGCTTCAGACACTGGTACTGCTGTGGCGGCCTCCCGACCGAGAGCCCGCACAGCTCTGTGAAGGCATCCACCACCCGCACCAGTGCTCGGTACTCCTCTGGCACACAG AGCCGTATAAGAAGGATGTGGAATGACACCGTGAGGAAGCAGTCTGAATCGTCTTTTATCTCAGGTGACATCAATAGCACTTCTACCCTTAACCAAG GGATGACTGGCAATTACCTACTAACAAACCCTCTTCTCCGGCCCCACGGCACTAACAACCCCTATAACACCCTGCTCGCTGAAACAGTTGTATGCAatgccccttcagctcctgcgtTTAACTCGCCAG GACATTCACTGAACAATGCCCGGGACACAAGTGCCATGGATACTCTACCGCTAAATGGTAACTTCAACAACAGCTATTCCCTGCGCAAGGCGGACTACCACGACGGCGTGCAGGTCGTGGACTGTGGACTAAGTCTGAACGACACCGCGTTTGAGAAAATGATCATTTCAGAGTTAGTGCACAACAACCTCCGGGGCGGCAACAAAACCCACAACTTGGAGCTCAAGCTCCCGGTTAAACCGGTGATTGGCGGCAGCAGCAGTGAAGATGACGCGATTGTGGCTGACGCCTCATCTTTGATGCATGGTGACAACCCAGGGCTGGAGTTCCGCCACAAAGAGCTGGAGGCGCCGCTCATCCCCCAGCGGACTCACTCGCTTCTGTACCAACCCCAGAAAAAAGTGAAGCCGGAGGCAACAGACAGCTACGTCTCCCAGCTGACGGCCGAGGCCGACGACCACCTCCAGTCCCCCAACAGAGACTCTCTGTACACGAGCATGCCCAACCTAAGAGACTCTCCCTACCCGGAGAGCAGCCCAGACATGGCAGAGGACCTGTCTCCCTCCAGGAGGAGTGAGAACGAGGACATTTACTATAAAAGTATGCCCAACCTTGGAGCTGGCCGCCATCTCCACATGTGCTACCAGATCAGCAGGGGCAATAGCGATGGTTACATCATCCCCATTAACAAAGAAGGGTGCATCCCTGAGGGGGACGTCCGGGAAGGACAGATGCAGCTGGTGACAAGTCTTTAA